The Paenibacillus sp. FSL W8-0426 region CCTCCCAAATATGAGGTTCGCATTCAGTTGGAACATGATCCGATCGTGGAAGAAACGTTGAAATATCGGAGCATCGCACGCGAAGTGGATGACCGCTACGATCGTTACCTGGAACGTGCGGATGGCAGCAAACGAAATTCCGATCATGGAACTACATCGGGGGAGCCCAAGAAGGGTTCTTGAGCCTGGTTCAAATGAAGCAACATGAAGGACAGACTTTCTCTTATGGGAAAGTCTGTTCTTTGGCGTGTTAAGCTTTTGGCGACAGGACTATTAAATAATGATAGAATCGATATATTGGAAAATGGGGCCATGATGGCCTCAACCTGGCACGTCTTTATTCTGAAAAGGAGTGGGATCCGAGAATGAAACATACACGTACATGGAGATACACGGCCGCCGGTATTACAGCGAGCATGCTGGCAGGGGTGCTGCTCTTCTCCTCTTCTTCCGCACCGGCATACGCTGCCGCTGCCAATGGGAACGGGAATGCATCCGGGCAGGCAGTAAGCGCAAAAAGCAGCACTGCTGCGGTCGCAGAACCTTTCCGCATCGTCACATTAGGGGATTCCATTACGGTAGGGTACGAACCTAATTTGAAAGACCTTCCATACGGTTACGTGGAACGTCTGCAAGAGCAAGGGTTGCTTCACGGACGTACGCAGACCGACAATTTCGGCATTGCCGGACTGAAGAGCACTGGACTGAAAAACTTCGTTGCCGCGATTCGCGCTGGCCAAACGATCTCTTCGGAGGCGATTCAACCGAGCTTGGCTGATCCGCGCGCAGGACAGATCGGAGCCAACGTTTCTGCCATTCGCGAGAGTCTGGCACAAGCGGATCTCGTGGCCATTACGATTGGCGGCAACGACGTTTCCGAGCTGCTTGGAACGGCGGATAAGCTGGACAACGAGGAATTGGAGGCCAAAGTAAAGGAACTGCTTGCCGCGTATACCAGCAATGTGAATGCGGTAATTCAGGATATCCATGCGCTTAACCCGGATGTTCGCATCGTGATCGCGGACCAGTATCAGCCGATGCCCGAAATCGGGGGCAAAGCGTTGTATGCCAAACTGATGGAGGCGGCTGCCGGTTTTACGACGACCATTGATGGGATTGCGGCCCAATCCGTCAGCGATGGCATCGATGTGAAGGTGGCACACGTTGCCAAGGAATTCGTCGGCGGTGAAGGCACGATGACACATATGATCAAAGATCGCGATTTCCATCCGAACCAGTTTGGCTATGAAGCCATTGCCAAAGTGTTCGCCGAAACGATCTGGGGCGATTACACCAAGCTGACCGCCCCGACGTCGGGTCAACCGATGAACATTATCGTGAGCGGCAAACTGCTGGATACCCCGTACAAACCGATCAATCGCGACGGCAAAAACTATGTGGCGATCCAGGATATTGTGAATGCCGTGGGAGCCGCTACCGTGTGGGACAACAAAACGTCAACCGCAACGATTACATATGGCGAACGTAAGGTGGCCGTAAAAATCGGCGCGAGCACCGTTCAGGTTAACGGAGCAGCCGTTGCGGTGGATACGCCTGCATTCCTGAACAAGGTAGGCAAGGAGTCCAAAACGTACGTGCCGCTGGCGATGGTTGCCGAAGGTCTTGGTTTTGACGTGCAATACGTAGCGAAGTTGAAAACGGTATTTGTGAATCCATAATCGGCCTCAGAGCAGGAAAATCCATGTTGATCTTAGAATCGGCATGGATTTTTTGCTGTTGGTCTATTTTTCGACCACACAGAGAATAACGCGTTTTTGTACGCCAGACTCAAAAAGTTGATTATTTATGTCTTGTCATTCGCTCATGGATGTGTAAATATGAAAATAAATTACAGTAAAGCGGAAAACATGCCAGATCACTGCACCCTTCTCCAATCAAAGGAGCGCTTTGAATGAGACAAATGAAGAACGCTTTCACGGCACTGCCCATTCACCACAAAACGATTCTTCTCATCGGATGTTTGATGCTGGTCAGCTTCACCTTCTATGTATCCGTCCTGAGTTACGTATTCAACATTTATGACCGCCAGATCTACGAGAAATCGTCCCAGGTCCTGAACATGTCTTCGGTGGGGATCGAAAACCAGCTGCGCGAAATCGCCAATCTGTCCTTCAAAGTGATGTCGGATGAACAACTGCAGCAGTACCTTCTGCAACTGGACAAGGCGGATACCGTGTATGCCCGAAATACGCTGCGCAAAAAAATTACGAACCGGCTCGTCGCGTATGCGGGTTCGGAGAAATACGTCTATTCCATGCTGTTTATCGATAACGACAACAATATCATGGCGGCAGGAAACCGGGAGGGCATCTCCAAAGATATGCAAACAGAGCTTGTCAGCCTTGGGGACAAACACGCCGGCTCCAATGCCTGGTACACGGGGGGAGATCGCCAGGCGAGACTGCTGTCCGTACGACAGGTGAAGTCATTCACCGGCGGGTTTACGCTGGAGAAGCTGGGCACCCTGATCATTCGCGTGCGGTTGGACCGGATCGTGCAGGACCAGATGCAGCACCCGGCCGAAGACTCGCAGCTCATGATCACGGACGGCAAAGAGGCCATATATCCGACGGAATCCACGGTGAGCGAGGAAGAAATTGCCGCCGAGCTTAACCGCACGCAGCCCTACGGCATCGCGACGTTCGAGCAGGGAAGGCATTTTGTGGCCCGCGCGAACTCTTCCTATACGAACTGGGTGTATTTGTACATGACCCCGTACGATCAGATGTTCAAGCAGATCCAATTTATTAAACAGCTGGTTACCGTCATTTTTATCGTGATTATGCTGACTGCATTGTTGGTCGGCGCGAAATTTTCCCGAAGCATTACCCAACCGATCGCCCAGCTGATTAAAAAAATGCGGAACATCGAAAAAGGCGATCTGGATAAACTGGAGGAAGCCGCTCTGGGAAACGTCCCCT contains the following coding sequences:
- a CDS encoding stalk domain-containing protein — translated: MKHTRTWRYTAAGITASMLAGVLLFSSSSAPAYAAAANGNGNASGQAVSAKSSTAAVAEPFRIVTLGDSITVGYEPNLKDLPYGYVERLQEQGLLHGRTQTDNFGIAGLKSTGLKNFVAAIRAGQTISSEAIQPSLADPRAGQIGANVSAIRESLAQADLVAITIGGNDVSELLGTADKLDNEELEAKVKELLAAYTSNVNAVIQDIHALNPDVRIVIADQYQPMPEIGGKALYAKLMEAAAGFTTTIDGIAAQSVSDGIDVKVAHVAKEFVGGEGTMTHMIKDRDFHPNQFGYEAIAKVFAETIWGDYTKLTAPTSGQPMNIIVSGKLLDTPYKPINRDGKNYVAIQDIVNAVGAATVWDNKTSTATITYGERKVAVKIGASTVQVNGAAVAVDTPAFLNKVGKESKTYVPLAMVAEGLGFDVQYVAKLKTVFVNP
- a CDS encoding sensor histidine kinase — its product is MRQMKNAFTALPIHHKTILLIGCLMLVSFTFYVSVLSYVFNIYDRQIYEKSSQVLNMSSVGIENQLREIANLSFKVMSDEQLQQYLLQLDKADTVYARNTLRKKITNRLVAYAGSEKYVYSMLFIDNDNNIMAAGNREGISKDMQTELVSLGDKHAGSNAWYTGGDRQARLLSVRQVKSFTGGFTLEKLGTLIIRVRLDRIVQDQMQHPAEDSQLMITDGKEAIYPTESTVSEEEIAAELNRTQPYGIATFEQGRHFVARANSSYTNWVYLYMTPYDQMFKQIQFIKQLVTVIFIVIMLTALLVGAKFSRSITQPIAQLIKKMRNIEKGDLDKLEEAALGNVPLSPQNEVGLLHRTFKMMLQRIRELIEENYAKQLVIRETELKALQAQINPHFLYNTLESINWMAKVQKQTQISEMVEALGFLLRSSVNMSEKWIALEKELDIVRSYVTIQQTRFEERLDFDMDIAPEVTTARIPKLTLQPLVENAIHYALEPSIDPCQIRIRARAEGDKVVIEVQDDGPGMTPEFMERLQEGRIKTRGQGIGLSNIQERIRLTFGDEGEMIVSSRPGSGTVVSIRIPWIREDDDDVQSDARR